In Mauremys reevesii isolate NIE-2019 linkage group 8, ASM1616193v1, whole genome shotgun sequence, a single genomic region encodes these proteins:
- the LOC120370344 gene encoding dimethylaniline monooxygenase [N-oxide-forming] 4-like, with amino-acid sequence MVQRVAIIGAGSSGLASIKCCLDEGLEPTCFEQSHDIGGLWRFTEEGRICVYRSVITNTSKEMMCFSDFPFPEDFPNYMNHSRLLEYFRMYAERFSLLRYIRFKTTVHSVRKRPDFSTTGQWDVVTETDGTVELAVFDAVMVCSGHYAEPHLPLDSFPGIENHFRGQYLHSWEYKDSASFQGKRVLVLGVGNSGGDIAVEISRVAAQVFLSTRSGTWVISRISDHGFPVDMMLSTRFHNCLENFLPSTLMRWLRLKKFNIWFDHANYGLIPQKSPNLSLIVNDELPSCILCGTVVVKPNVEEFMESSAVFEDGTVEENIDMVVFATGYTFSFPFLEESVRNNCRSKYALYKYIFPPPLEKPTLAVLGLIELTGSIMAGTELQARWATRVFKGLNQLPPASRLMAEVAKKQQHLIKQGLSNKESKIKTSYIGYMDEIASCVGVKPNVPLLFLKDPKLALEVFFGPCTPCQYRLAGPGKWVGARNTILTQWHRVVKPLRTRVINDSSNHSLVFHWLTILGLPALLCAGLLICKYSPQLWFPRVRLGVFPICKMGFMKGGL; translated from the exons ATGGTCCAGAGGGTGGCAATCATTGGAGCTGGGTCCAGTGGACTGGCCTCCATCAAGTGCTGTCTGGATGAGGGGCTGGAGCCCACCTGCTTTGAGCAAAGTCATGACATCGGGGGCCTCTGGAGATTCACA GAAGAGGGGAGGATCTGTGTCTACAGATCGGTGATAACCAACACCTCCAAGGAGATGATGTGTTTCAGCGACTTCCCCTTCCCAGAGGATTTCCCCAACTACATGAACCACTCCAGGCTCCTGGAATATTTCAGAATGTACGCTGAGCGCTTCAGCCTTCTCAGATACATACGCTTCAAG ACCACAGTTCACAGTGTAAGGAAACGCCCAGATTTCTCCACCACTGGCCAGTGGGATGTTGTCACTGAGACTGATGGGACGGTTGAGTTGGCTGTTTTTGATGCTGTTATGGTTTGCAGTGGCCATTATGCAGAGCCCCATTTACCACTGGATTCTTTCCCTG GTATAGAAAATCACTTTAGAGGCCAGTACCTCCACAGCTGGGAATACAAAGACTCTGCCAGTTTCCAAGGGAAGAGAGTCCTTGTGCTCGGTGTTGGGAATTCTGGAGGAGATATCGCCGTGGAGATCAGTCGGGTGGCTGCTCAG GTGTTTCTCAGCACCAGAAGTGGCACATGGGTGATTAGTCGTATTTCAGACCATGGCTTCCCTGTTGACATGATGCTCAGCACTCGCTTTCACAACTGTCTCGAAAACTTCCTCCCATCAACCCTCATGAGATGGCTAAGGCTGAAGAAGTTCAATATATGGTTTGACCATGCAAATTATGGCTTGATTCCTCAGAAAAG TCCAAACCTAAGCTTAATTGTGAATGATGAGCTGCCAAGCTGCATCCTCTGCGGTACAGTTGTGGTAAAACCAAATGTGGAGGAGTTTATGGAAAGCTCAGCTGTCTTTGAAGATGGGACCGTAGAGGAGAACATCGACATGGTGGTCTTTGCTACCGGATACACTTTCTCTTTTCCCTTCCTTGAAGAGTCTGTTCGCAACAACTGCAGAAGCAAGTACGCTCTTTACAAATACATCTTCCCACCCCCTCTGGAGAAGCCGACGCTGGCTGTCCTAGGCCTTATAGAGCTAACAGGCTCCATCATGGCAGGAACAGAACTCCAGGCTCGTTGGGCCACAAGGGTCTTTAAAG GGTTGAAtcagctccctcctgccagcaGGCTGATGGCTGAAGTTGCCAAGAAGCAGCAGCATCTAATTAAACA GGGTCTTTCCAACAAGGAGAGCAAAATCAAGACGAGTTACATTGGCTACATGGATGAAATTGCATCATGTGTTGGTGTAAAACCCAACGTGCCGCTGCTGTTCCTGAAGGATCCCAAGCTGGCCCTGGAAGTTTTCTTTGGCCCATGCACCCCTTGCCAGTATCGCCTGGCTGGACCAGGAAAATGGGTAGGAGCCAGAAACACCATCCTGACCCAGTGGCACAGGGTTGTAAAGCCCCTGAGAACTCGGGTCATCAATGATTCTTCCAATCACTCTTTGGTTTTCCACTGGCTTACAATTCTTGGCCTTCCTGCACTCCTTTGTGCTGGTTTACTTATTTGTAAATATTCCCCTCAGCTGTGGTTCCCCAGGGTAAGATTAGGTGTttttcccatatgtaaaatgggctTTATGAAAGGAGGGCTCTGA